A region of the Clostridia bacterium genome:
CCCTGCGAAAGCTTAACCGCTTTTATGCTCCATTGCACGGGCGAGCAACCCATTCTGCCGTTCCGGGTGGATTCTGCCATTCAAAACAGCGCCTTTCAATCCACTCTGGATTTCTCGGAGGTCAAGGGGCAGGAAGCTGCCAAGCGCGCCCTGGAAATTGCCGCCGCAGGCGGACACAACTGTCTGATGGTCGGCAGTCCCGGTACAGGTAAAACCATGCTTGCAAAACGTCTGCCCACCATTTTACCCGATTTAACCTTTGAAGAGTCCTTAGAGGTCACCAAAATTCACAGCATCAGCGGTATGCTTCCCGATAACACACCCCTTATGTGTCAGCGTCCGTTCCGCAGTCCGCACCACACAATCTCTGCCAACGGCATGTCGGGCGGCGGACGTGTACCCCGACCGGGCGAAGTGAGCCTTGCACACCACGGTGTACTCTTTTTAGACGAATTACCCGAATTTCATAAAGACACCTTAGAGGTATTGCGCCAACCGCTGGAGGATTCTAAAATCACCATCTCCCGTGTGGCTTCTACCCTCACATACCCTTGTAACATTATGCTCATTACTGCCATGAATCCGTGTCGTTGCGGTTTTCTGAACGACCCGCACCACGAATGCACCTGTTCTCCGCATCAGGTACAGCAGTATATGGCAAAAATCAGCGGACCGTTGCTGGACCGTATTGACATCCATATTGAGGTCAACCCCATTATGTATGAGGATTTAGAAAACAAAACCGCTCCGTCCGTTTCTTCTGCCGAGATGAAAGAGCGGGTTTGCCGTGCCCGTGCCATTCAGGCATCCCGATTTGCTGAGGACGGCATTTTCACCAACGCACAGATGCAGGAACGGCACATTTTAAAATACTGTGCTTTAGGCGAAGCGGAAAACAATATGCTAAAGAAAGCCTTTGACCGCTTAGGCTTAAGCGCCCGTGCCTATAACCGCATTTTAAAGGTGGCGCGCACCATTGCAGACTTAGACGGCAGTGCGGACATTTTAAAGCCGCACCTGGCAGAAGCCATCAGCTATCGAAGCATGGATCGGAAATTAAAAAACGCTTAAGTTGCAAAAAATGTAAGAATCGTGTATAATTAATAAGGAAAACAATAAAAAGTTTCTAATATACATATACTGAAAAAATATTTGAGGAGTGGTCAAGTGAAAATCGTATTGGCTGGCGGCGGCACCGCAGGGCATGTAACCCCGAACATCGCGCTCATCCCCGCCTTAAAAGAAGCAGGTTTTACCGACATTCAGTACATCGGTACCAACGGCATTGAAAAAGAACTGATTACAAAGGAAGGCATCCCCTTCCATGAAATTCAGGCAGGCAAGCTTCGCCGCTATCTGGATATGGAAAATATAAAAGACATTTTCCGCATTATAAAAGGTACACAGCAGGCGAAAAAGCTTTTAAAGAAAATCAAGCCGGATGTGGTATTCAGCAAGGGTGGCTTTGCCTCCTGCCCTGTAGTATGGTCCGCAAAAAGCCTGCATATCCCTGTAATTTCGCATGAATCGGACATCACGCCCGGTCTTGCCAATAAACTCAGCCTGCCCTCTGCAAGCAAAATCTGCTATGCGTTTCCTGAAACGAAAGCACATCTGCCCGAAGGCAAAGCCATTTACACCGGCATCCCGATTCGCCCTGCATTTTTCACGGGCGACAGACAAAAGGGCTTGTCTTTCTTAGGCTTTACGGGTAAAAAACCGATACTCACGGTTATCGGTGGCTCACAAGGCTCTAAATTTTTAAATGAAACGGTACGCGGAAGCTTAAAAGCTTTGCTTGAAACCTTTGATGTGTGCCATCTTTGCGGTAAAGACAATCTGGATACATCCCTTTTAAGCACCGATGGCTACAAGCAGTTTGAATACATGCACGCAGAGCTTGCTGACGTGATGCAGGCAACCGATTTATTTGTATCCCGTGCAGGGGCAACCACTTTATTTGAAATTCTTGCCATGAAAAAGCCGTCTGTGCTGATTCCCCTTTCCAAGGGCAGCCGCGGTGACCAGATTTTAAACGCAAACTCCTTTGAAAAACAGGGCTTTGCCAAAAAACTGGACGAAGAAACCATGACCGAGCAAAGCTTTCTGGATACTGTTTTTGCAGTGTACAAGGACAGGGAAAGCTACCACATAGCGCTCGGACAGGTTTCAAACGAAAACAGCGCGCAAAAAATTGCCGCACTTTTAAAAGAAAACATCAGAAAATAACGGAGAAACAGCTTTATGTATTTAATCGTAGGCCTGGGCAATCCGGGCAAGCAGTATTTTGCGACCCGTCACAACATCGGTTTTTCTGCCATGGATTATCTGTCGCAAAAACATAACATTGCCATCACAAAAATCAAGCACAAGGGCTTGATTGGCGAAGGAAAAATCAACGGAGAACGGGTTTTGCTTTTAAAACCCCAGACCTTTATGAATTTAAGCGGTGAATCGGTTCGGGATGCCGCAACCTTCTACAAAATTCCGAACGAAAACATTTTAATCATTTATGATGACGTATCTCTTCCGGTAGGCAAAATGCGTCTGCGCGAAAAAGGAAGTGCCGGCGGACACAACGGCATTAAATCCATCATCGCCCATTTAGGCTCGGATGTATTTCCGCGCATCAAAATCGGCGTGGGCAGTCCCAAGCCCGAAACGGATTTGGCAGACCATGTTTTGGGGCGCATCTCCAAGGAAGAAGAGAAAATTTTATTTGAAATGCTGGAAAAAACCAACGGCGCGGTGGAAACCTTTGTCAAAGACGGCATGGAACGCGCCATGAACCAATATAGCGGATAATGATGACACAACAAGGATATTTAGAGGTCCTGCAGGAGCAGGAATCCTACAGCGAAATTTTAAACGCTGTAAAAAAGAACAAATTTCCCATAAAAATCACAGGTACGGCCGAGTCGCAAAAACTGCACTTGGCCTATTCTTTGTGTAAAGAATTTAGAAAAAACATGGTATACATCGTGCCCGATCCTTTAACGGCACGGTTTGCCTTAGAGGATTTAAAATTCTTTGCCGGAGAAGAAAATACCGATTTATTCCCCAAAAAGGAACAGATTTTTTATGAAATTGAAGCCAAAAGTGCCGGAAACGCCTCTAAGCGTATCGCGGTGCTGAATAATCTGTTGCACAGGCAGAACTATTTTGTGGTTACCACCATTGAAGCCTTTTGTCAGAAAATCATCTCCAAGGTGGCGTTTGAAAACCGCAGAATCGCATTAAAAACCGCACAGGTTTACAGCATAGAAGATATCGAAAAGAAGCTTGCGCTCATGGGGTATAAACGGGAATACACCGTTGAAGCGCCGGGTCAGTTTGCGGTGCGTGGCGGTATTTTGGATATTTTCCCCCGGAATGCCCTCACCCCTTGCCGCGTTGAGTTTTTTGATGACGAAATTGACACCATCCGTCTGTTTGATCCTGATTCCCAGCTTTCCATTGAAATTGTGCAGGAAATCGAGATTTCTCCTGCCAACGAGGATTTTTCGGACAACATCGGCACCCTTGCGGACTTTTGCGAAAACTGTCTGTTTTTCCTGGAAGAACCGCACCATTTGCATGCCTCCTACGAAAAGGCTGTGTCTGATTTAACCGATGCCATCGGTGCCGCAAAGGAAAAAGCGATGCTCACCGAGCGGGAGCAGATGCGTGCAGACTATTATATAGAAGCTTATTCCACCGCTTTAAAGAAAACCTACAGCCAGGGTGCTATTGCCCTGTCTAACCTGACTTTAGCGGCAAAGGAATTCAATCCGAAAGAAATTCTTTCCATTAATACTAAATCCACCGCTTCGTACAACGGAAATTTAGGCCTTCTGCTGGAGGATATTTTATACTACATCGGACAAAAATACCGCATCGTACTTCCCTGTGGCTCAGAATCCAAAGCCAAGCATCTGCAGGAAGAGTTAAACCGCGAAAATATTTCGTCTGCCTACACCGCAACCTTAAAGGAAATGCCAAAGCGCGGTATGGTAACTTTGGTAGACGGTACGCTGCAACGGGGCTTTGAATATCCCTTAACCGCATCCGTCTTTCTGTCCGACAAAATCTTTGCAGGCGAATCCCAGAAGAAAACAGCACTCCGTAAAAAAGGACAGTCCATCCGCGATATTTCGGATATCAAGGAAGGCGATTATGTGGTGCATCAGAGCCACGGTATCGGTGTATACTCAGGCATTGAGCGCATCACGGTAGACAACATCACAAAGGACTATTTAAAGGTCAAATATCAGGGCACAGACGTTTTATATGTGCCTGTTAACCAGTTGAACTTAATCAACAAATATATCGGCGCAACCGAACACATTAAAGTAAACAAGCTTGGCGGTCAGGAATGGAACCGCACCAAGGCAAAAGCAAAATCAGCTGTTGCGGCAATCGCAAAAGAGTTGGTGGAGCTGTATGCCGCCCGGGAAAATGTACAGGGCTTTGTTTTCAACCCCGACACTCCCTGGCAAAAGGAATTTGAGGATGCCTTTTTATACGAAGAAACCCAAGACCAGGTAACCGCCATTGCAGATGTGAAAAAGGACATGGAAAGTGCAAAGCCCATGGACAGACTGCTTTGCGGTGACGTAGGCTTCGGCAAGACCGAGGTGGCACTTCGCGCGGCGTTTAAAGCCATTATGGACGGCAAGCAGGTGGCATACCTTGTGCCCACCACATTGCTTGCCAAACAGCATTATGAAAACTTCCTGCAACGGTTGCAGAATTACCCCTTTAAAGTTGAAATGCTCTCCCGCTTCCGCTCCAAAAAACAGCAGGAGGAAACGGTAAAACGCTTAAAAAACGGAAGCTGTGACATGGTTGTCGGCACCCACCGTCTGTTGCAGGAGGACATCGGCTTTAAGGATTTAGGTCTTTTGATTGTGGACGAGGAACAGCGCTTTGGCGTAAACCATAAAGAAAAAATAAAAACCTTGAAAAATAACGTGGATGTGTTGACCTTAACCGCAACCCCTATCCCCAGAACCTTAAAAATGGCAATGTCGGGCTTAAGGGACATGAGCGTTTTAACCGAACCGCCTCAGGACAGACATCCCATTCAAACCTATGTTTTAGAATTCAATCCCGAGGTTATCGCCTCTGCCATCCGTCGTGAAATGGAACGAAACGGACAGGTGTATTATCTTTATAACCGTGTCGAATCCATTGACGCCTTTGCGGCACGCATCAAGCAGTTGGTACCCGAGGCACGCATTGCCATCGCCCATGGCAGAATGAGCCAGATTCAGATGGAAAACATTATGTTAAAGGTCATCGACGGTGAGGTGGATGTTTTAATTTGCACCACCATCATTGAAACAGGGCTGGACATTCCGAATGTAAACACCATTATTTTGGATAACGCCGACCGCTTCGGTCTTGCTCAGCTCCACCAGATTCGCGGACGTGTAGGCCGTTCCTCCCGTCTTGCCTATGCCTACTTTACCATTCAGAAGGATAAGGTTTTAGATGCCGTTGCGGAAAAACGGTTAAAGGCAATTAAGGAATACACCGAATTTGGTGCAGGCTTCAAGCTTGCCATGAAAGACCTGGAAATCCGCGGTGCAGGCAGTCTTTTGGGACAGAAACAACACGGACATATTGAACAAATCGGCTATGAGCTTTACTGCAGATTGTTAGAAACCGCGGTGCGTCAGCTGAAAAACAACGAGGAAATTGTGGAAGAACTGCCTATCACCATTGACCTGCAGCAAGACAGCTACATTCCCGAAAAGTATATCGCAGATGCGGACACACGTATTGATGTTTACAAAACCATTTCACAAATTGAAACCGAGGAAGATGCAGACAACGTAATCAGTCAGCTGATTGACCGCTTTGGTGAACCGCCAAAAGTTATGGAAAGCCTGATAGATGCCGTGCTGATTCGGAATCTTGCCAAATCTTTAGGCGTAACAGATGTAACCCAGACCAAATCCGAACTGGTGCTGACCCTTTCTGCCGCCTCCCCGATTGATGCGATTTTGACCTATGTGCAGGAAAATAAAAACGATTTCATTCTGCGCGCCAACAAAACCACTTGCCTTGTTTACAAATTTAACAACCGCACCGTCAACCAGGGTCGGAATATTAAGATTATATTACAATTGCTAAAACGATTGAAAAAATCCTGCGAATAGTATATAATGAAATTGTGGCAACACGATTGCAACAAAAAATCCGTTTATATTGGAAGGTGATTCCCATGAAAAAATGTATAATCTGTCTTTTGGTTTTCAGTATGCTGTTTGCACTTGTTGCCTGCGGTGATTCCAAGACGGCGAAAAACCTCGAAACCGACCAGGTGGTCGGTTCTGTGGAGGGCGAACCCATTTATTTCTGGGAATACAATTTCTTTTTGCAGGATGTAAAGCAGGTAATGCTGGAGCAGTACGGTATTGAACCATCTGACATTTCTGCATCCAAAGAATTCTGGAAAAGAGATTTTGACGGGCAGACCGCCTCCGAGCTTGCCATTGAAAAAGCCTTTGATGAGGTGACAAGCTTTAAGCGTCAGGTCATTTTTGCCAAGCAGAACGGCGCAACGGTTGACGAAAGCTACGAACAACAGTTAGACAAACAGATTGGCGAATACAAAGAGGCTGTCGGTGCTGAATACTTTGAAGTTTTCTTAATAGAAATGGGCTTAACAAGCGAAGAACAGTACCGCCAGATCAGCCGGGACAACGCACACATCAACAATTTCTATCAGTCCCTCACTGCAGACGGGACAGTAACCGTTTCAGACGAGGAAATCGAAGCTTTTTACAACGAATACATTGCGCCCACCTATGATGTGGTTACCGCAAAGCACATTTTGATTTCCACCGTAGATGAAAACGGTGCACCCTTGTCCGATGAAAAGATTGCAAAAGCAGAAGCTTTAGCAAAGGATTTACACAAACAAATCACTGACGGTGAGATAGAATTTGATGCAGCAATGCAAGAATACGGTCAGGACCCGGGCGTTAAATCCAATCCCGACGGCTACACCTTTGGTCGAGGCGAAATGGTCGAAGCCTTTGAAACCACAGCCTTCGGCCTTGAAATCGGCGAAATGTCCGAGCCTGTTTTAAGTGAATTCGGCTGGCACATTATACTTTTAACCGACGCCAAAACCCAAACCCTGGAAGAGGCGTCCGACAACATCCGTCAACAGCTTTCCTTCAGTGCCTGCACCAAATACATCATGGAGCATACCGAATCGTTTGCAATTGAAAAGAATGAAGACGTTTTAGCCAAAGTACAGATATAATCAACAAAAGCACTTCAGAAACCGAAGTGCTTTTTCTAAGGAAAGGAGCTTTAAACCACATGGAAAAACAAGTCCTTTTTACCGACCATCAGGAATATTTGCAGATGGAGCATTTATACACCTCTGCTTTAAAGCAGCTTCAGCTCCGCTTTGAGGTGTTAAACGGCGAATTCAAGGTGATGCATGACCGAAGCCCCATTCATCACATTCAAAGCCGATTCAAATCCACCAAAAGCATTATCAAAAAGTTAAACAAGCTCGGGCACGAGGTGTCCATTCCCTCTGCCATGAAAAATATTAACGACTTAGCCGGCATCCGCGTGGTTTGCAGTTACATTGATGACGTGTATAATGTCGCCGATATGTTTTTGCGCCAGAACGATATTCGCCTGATAAAAAAACGCGACTACATCAAAAATCCCAATTACAACGGCTACAGAAGTCTGCATCTGGATGTGGAAATTCCCGTATTTTTATCCGACCATACCCAGTCGGTCTTAGCTGAAATTCAGATTCGCACCGTTGCCATGGACTTCTGGGCAAGCTTAGAGCACGATTTGCGCTATAAATCGGACAAAAACATTCCGCAGGAGCTTTGCGAGCAGATGCTTGCCTGCGCAGACGAAATTGCTATCATCGACAAAGAAATGCAGGAAATGTATAAAGAAATACAAAACTTATAAAAAAAGAGCCTTACGGCTCTTTTTTTATAGTAATATCGCAATAAAAATACCTGCCAGCACTATGCCTGTGCACATAAATTTATACAAAATATGTTTTTCGTGAAATACCAACCAACCGGTTAAAACGGTGACTAAAACCGAAGATTGCTTGACAATGGTCATGATGGTGACTTCACTTTCCGGGTTTGCGTTGGCTTCAAACAGCATTCTGTCCCCGACCATCAAAGAAAGACTCATAAGCGGAATCCAGAAATTGGTTTTTAGAGTGGAAATATGCACCTTTTCTTTGCGGGCAATCAGTATTATGCCATAAATTACGGTCATAAAAAGCATAAACCAGAACTGCAGTTGAGAAGAATCCATATACTGCATCAACACTTTGTCCATAGTTCCCGAAATGGCATTGAAAAAGCAGTTTAAAAGTGCCGAAAGCAACACCACAAAGGTTACACCCTTTGCAGTCGTGTTGTCTTTTTTTAGATTTGCCAGAAACAATCCCAAAACCACTAAGAACATTCCCGCTATTTTCGGAACGGTCAGCGATTCACCCAAAACGAACACACCAAGAAGTGTAGAAAACACCATGCGCGACAAATCCATAATGCCATATAAGCTGACCGACATGTTTTTAAGTGCCGCATAGGCAAACAGCCAGGCAGTACAAACCACCGCTGCCTTTATGAATATGTAAAATATCAAAGCAGGCGAAAGTGAAAAGGCAGTTCCCGAAAAAGGAATCGCAAAAAGCAAGCCGATAAGGGTATAGAAAAACAGAATTTCGGTGGAACTGCTCTTTTTAAGTGCCGCCTTCTTCATACCCTCTCTCGACCCCTTTAAGAGCCCGTATATAAACACATATAAAATCCAGATTGAACCTGTCATACTCTGCCTCCGTCTCGTATTTCCGACCCATTGTATCACGGATTTCATATAAAGTCAAGCAGGACATAATTTTATAAATCTGTCTTGTTTTGATATTTACATTTTAAGTCCATTATGTTACAATACAAGCAAAGGGAGTGAATTTACATGCAGGAAATTCTTTTTTCGGATTTGTCCGAGATTACAGTCAATAAACAAGATATTGCAGACACCTCTATGCCGGACAAATGGCGCGTAATGCCTTATACTGCAGGGCATACGGAAGGCAAGCTTTTAGTTGCAGGCGAATGTGCCAAACCGAATCCGCTTACCTTAAAATTAGGTCTTACCGGCTGGCACAAGATTTTCCTGGGAATGATTAAAATCGGCTTTGACAACCGTTTTTATATCAAGCTTTCCAACGACCCCTGGTACCGAGCCGTGAATATGTCCAAAGAACCGCGTCCCATTCATTATGATCCCCATGAATGGATTGAAGAAGATTTCTGGTGCTGTGCCGACCTGACCAACCTCAATATTCTGCTCAAAAAGCCGGATGTAGCAGGAAAATTCGGCATACTCACCTCTTCACTTGCCTGGATTCGCTGTGTACCCATGACCGATGATGAAGTAAAGGCGCATCTTGCCTACAACGCACCGCAACGAAAAGTACACGCCCACTTTGACGGCGACTGGAATTTAATCGAGGAAGCGGGGCTTATCGGTCCCATGTCGCGCCTTTGCTCCATAAAAGACACCGATATCAAGCTGTGCTCGGTAGAAGCGATGGCAGACATCGGCAACCGATTTGACTTAACCGACACACCCATGACCACCCAGGATTTAAGCTATTACGAGGGCAATAAAAAGGGCGCGAAAATCGCAAAACTGCGCCACCAAACCTATACCGATTACATTCGACAAAACGGCATTGTTCCCCTTGCGGCTCTGCGCATGAGCATCTGTAATTTCTGCGTTCCGGACGAGCATCTGACTCGTTTGAAATTCCCGGACGAGCATCCCGAATATTATATCAGAAGCCGTGAAGGCGACACCATTCCCATTTGCTCCTATGCGTATTCCAAAGTGCAGAATTATGTGATTGACACCTTAAAAAACGCCTTAGATTTGGGCTATGACGGCGTAACTTTAATGTATGTACGCGGAAGCCATATCGGTTTTGAACAGCCGGTCATAGACGCATTCAAAGCAATTTATCCTAAAATTGACCCCTTCCGTCTGCCCGTTACCGATAACCGATTAAACGGCGTGTGGCGTTCCATTTTCACCGCCTTTATGACAAAGCTACGCAAAGCCCTTGACGAGCATGCAGGTAAGCATGTGCACATTAACATTGTGACCGATTTCACCCCTGAAACCGATTTTCATTTCGGCATTGATATCCGTGAATGGGCGCGTTTAGGCTTGATAGACAGCATGTGCTCCGACACCATGGAAACCTATGAAGATTTAACCGATTGCCTTGCAGATGACGGTTTGATTGACCTTGAAAAATACAAAGAAGAACAAACCAAACGCATGGTAATTTGCCGGAATTATGACGGACTTGACATTGACCGTGTGGTTGAAGGCGTAAAACAATATTTAGAAATCGAAAAGGAATACGGTGTGGAGTTTTATGCATGTCTTTTGGGCTATTGGCGTCCTTCTATCTACACACCCAACTGGGAAAAAGTAAGAAAAGCAGGTGCCACCAAATTCTGCGCCACAAATTTTGTGCATTCCATGCCCGACTTACCCGGCTATCATCGGGTCTCTAAATTCGGACATGACTCCCTCTGCACCGAATACAGCACTCCAAAGCTTTACCGTGTACTTTCCTTAAACAACAAAAACATCGCAACTTATAACCCCAACTGGAGAGGATAAGAAAAAGCAGGCAATTGCCTGCTTTTTCTTATCCGGACTTATCCAAACATAATTGAATTGACAACCGATTCTAAGTATTCCTGACTCCCGCTTCCGGGCATTTCGGGTTTTTGTAGCTTACCTGCGTATTCTGCGAGTTCTTCAAGTGTTGCGTTGCCCGAACGGATTTTTTGTCCGATTTCGGTGTTTGCAAAGCTCTGATACTTTTCTTTTACAAATTCGTCCAGCCTGCCGTCCTCAATCAGTGCTGCCGCCTTGATTAAGCCTAACGCATAGGTATCCATTCCCAGAATAAAGCCTTTAAACATATCCTCTGCGGTGTAGCTGGGACGACGGTTTTTCGCATCAAAGTTAAATCCGCCCGTAAGACCGCCTGCCTTTAAAACCTCTAACATGCAGTAGGTTGCGCTGTACACATCCGACGGGAACTGGTCGGTATCCCAACCAAGCAGGTAATCGCCCTGGTTGGCATCAATAGAGCCAAGCATACCGTTCATGGCAGAAATGCGAAGCTCGTGCTCAAAAGTATGTCCTGCAAGGGTTGCATGATTGGCTTCAATATTCATCTTAAAATCTTTATCCAGACCGTATTGACGTAAAAAGCCGATGGCGGTTGCCGCATCAAAATCATACTGATGTTTCATGGGTTCCTTGGGCTTAGGCTCAATGTAAAAATCGCCCGTAAACCCGATTTTTCTGCCGTAGGTAACTGCCATTTTCATTAAAGCGGCAATGTTTTCCTGTTCAAATTTAACGTCTGTATTCAAAAGAGTTTCATAGCCTTCTCTGCCACCCCAGAACACATAACCTTTACCGCCAAGCTTTACGGTAAGCTCTAATGCCTTTTTCACCTGTGCCGCCGCAAAGCAGAACACGTCCGCCGAATTGGTACTGCCTGCACCGTTTACAAAACGGGGATTGGAGAACATATTGGCTGTACCCCACAGACATTTGATGCCTGTTTCTTTCATTTTAACCAGTATATAATCGGTGATTTCGTCTAATCTTTTGTTGGTTTCGTTGATGTCATCTGCCTCGGGCACCAAATCCACATCATGGAAACAAAAATACTCCACGCCAAGCTTTTGCATGAATTCAAACCCTGCGTCCACTTTTGCTTTTGCGTGCGCCATAGTGCCTTTTTCTGCGCCGAATGCCTTGTCTGCGGTGTCTCTGCCGAACATATCGGTACCTGCCGCACAGAGGTTGTGCCACCAAGCCATGGCAAAGGGCAGATGCTCTTTCATCTTTTTGCCTAAAATTACTTTTTCCGCATCATAATACTTGAAAGAAAGCGGATTTTTACTGTTTTTTCCCTCGTATTCAATTTTGGGAATGTTTTCAAAATAAGCCATTTAATTTTCCTCCTTTAATTCCTTATATAAATTCTTAAGACTTGGATAAAGCTTTTTAAATTTCTGATATTTCTTTTCATAGCGTGCAGATAACTCCGCTGTCGGCAAAATTTCTTCTTTCACCTTTACGCTTACACATGCCTGAACTGCTTTAAAGTCACCGCAAGCCACCATAGCAAGAAGTGCACCACCAAAACCGGGTCCCTCTTCGGTTTCGGGAATCTGCAGCTTTATATTCAGTACATTTGAAAGAATCTGCATCCAAAGCTTAGATTTTGCACCGCCACCGCAAACCGTACTTTGTGAAACCAAAATACCTAAGCTTTTTGCCACCTCCAGATTGTCCCGCACCGCAAAGGCTACGCCCTCTAATACCGCAAGCAGCATATCCGCACGGGTGGTATTGGGTCTTAAGCCTATAAACATGCCTGTTGCATTGGTGTCGTTAATCGGGCTTCTCTCACCCATCAAATAAGGCAGAAAAAACACTTCATTCTGTCCTAAATCCGATTCCTTAATTTCATCCTGCACAGATTTAAAATCCTCTGTTTTTAAAATTTCCTCACAAAACCATTTGTTGCAGGATGCCGCAGACAGCATGCACCCCATCAGATGATATCCACCGTCCGCATGGCAAAAGGCGTGCAAGGCATTATTGGGGTCAACCCCGAATTTTTCGGAGGAAATAAACACCGTACCGCTGGTACCAAGAGAAATATTACACCGTCCCTCGCCTACTGTTGCC
Encoded here:
- a CDS encoding YifB family Mg chelatase-like AAA ATPase; translated protein: MITIVNSCAFIGIDGVKIETEVDISKGVPSFEIVGLPDTAVKESKERVRSALKNAKIPFPPARYTVNLAPASIKKEGALFDFPIAAGILSSMRLIPTEALTDKMVIGELSLNGEIRPVSGILAAAIAAKQNGMDGIFVPAQNAAEAAVIEGLSVYPCESLTAFMLHCTGEQPILPFRVDSAIQNSAFQSTLDFSEVKGQEAAKRALEIAAAGGHNCLMVGSPGTGKTMLAKRLPTILPDLTFEESLEVTKIHSISGMLPDNTPLMCQRPFRSPHHTISANGMSGGGRVPRPGEVSLAHHGVLFLDELPEFHKDTLEVLRQPLEDSKITISRVASTLTYPCNIMLITAMNPCRCGFLNDPHHECTCSPHQVQQYMAKISGPLLDRIDIHIEVNPIMYEDLENKTAPSVSSAEMKERVCRARAIQASRFAEDGIFTNAQMQERHILKYCALGEAENNMLKKAFDRLGLSARAYNRILKVARTIADLDGSADILKPHLAEAISYRSMDRKLKNA
- a CDS encoding undecaprenyldiphospho-muramoylpentapeptide beta-N-acetylglucosaminyltransferase, translated to MKIVLAGGGTAGHVTPNIALIPALKEAGFTDIQYIGTNGIEKELITKEGIPFHEIQAGKLRRYLDMENIKDIFRIIKGTQQAKKLLKKIKPDVVFSKGGFASCPVVWSAKSLHIPVISHESDITPGLANKLSLPSASKICYAFPETKAHLPEGKAIYTGIPIRPAFFTGDRQKGLSFLGFTGKKPILTVIGGSQGSKFLNETVRGSLKALLETFDVCHLCGKDNLDTSLLSTDGYKQFEYMHAELADVMQATDLFVSRAGATTLFEILAMKKPSVLIPLSKGSRGDQILNANSFEKQGFAKKLDEETMTEQSFLDTVFAVYKDRESYHIALGQVSNENSAQKIAALLKENIRK
- a CDS encoding aminoacyl-tRNA hydrolase, giving the protein MYLIVGLGNPGKQYFATRHNIGFSAMDYLSQKHNIAITKIKHKGLIGEGKINGERVLLLKPQTFMNLSGESVRDAATFYKIPNENILIIYDDVSLPVGKMRLREKGSAGGHNGIKSIIAHLGSDVFPRIKIGVGSPKPETDLADHVLGRISKEEEKILFEMLEKTNGAVETFVKDGMERAMNQYSG
- the mfd gene encoding transcription-repair coupling factor; this encodes MTQQGYLEVLQEQESYSEILNAVKKNKFPIKITGTAESQKLHLAYSLCKEFRKNMVYIVPDPLTARFALEDLKFFAGEENTDLFPKKEQIFYEIEAKSAGNASKRIAVLNNLLHRQNYFVVTTIEAFCQKIISKVAFENRRIALKTAQVYSIEDIEKKLALMGYKREYTVEAPGQFAVRGGILDIFPRNALTPCRVEFFDDEIDTIRLFDPDSQLSIEIVQEIEISPANEDFSDNIGTLADFCENCLFFLEEPHHLHASYEKAVSDLTDAIGAAKEKAMLTEREQMRADYYIEAYSTALKKTYSQGAIALSNLTLAAKEFNPKEILSINTKSTASYNGNLGLLLEDILYYIGQKYRIVLPCGSESKAKHLQEELNRENISSAYTATLKEMPKRGMVTLVDGTLQRGFEYPLTASVFLSDKIFAGESQKKTALRKKGQSIRDISDIKEGDYVVHQSHGIGVYSGIERITVDNITKDYLKVKYQGTDVLYVPVNQLNLINKYIGATEHIKVNKLGGQEWNRTKAKAKSAVAAIAKELVELYAARENVQGFVFNPDTPWQKEFEDAFLYEETQDQVTAIADVKKDMESAKPMDRLLCGDVGFGKTEVALRAAFKAIMDGKQVAYLVPTTLLAKQHYENFLQRLQNYPFKVEMLSRFRSKKQQEETVKRLKNGSCDMVVGTHRLLQEDIGFKDLGLLIVDEEQRFGVNHKEKIKTLKNNVDVLTLTATPIPRTLKMAMSGLRDMSVLTEPPQDRHPIQTYVLEFNPEVIASAIRREMERNGQVYYLYNRVESIDAFAARIKQLVPEARIAIAHGRMSQIQMENIMLKVIDGEVDVLICTTIIETGLDIPNVNTIILDNADRFGLAQLHQIRGRVGRSSRLAYAYFTIQKDKVLDAVAEKRLKAIKEYTEFGAGFKLAMKDLEIRGAGSLLGQKQHGHIEQIGYELYCRLLETAVRQLKNNEEIVEELPITIDLQQDSYIPEKYIADADTRIDVYKTISQIETEEDADNVISQLIDRFGEPPKVMESLIDAVLIRNLAKSLGVTDVTQTKSELVLTLSAASPIDAILTYVQENKNDFILRANKTTCLVYKFNNRTVNQGRNIKIILQLLKRLKKSCE
- a CDS encoding peptidylprolyl isomerase, coding for MKKCIICLLVFSMLFALVACGDSKTAKNLETDQVVGSVEGEPIYFWEYNFFLQDVKQVMLEQYGIEPSDISASKEFWKRDFDGQTASELAIEKAFDEVTSFKRQVIFAKQNGATVDESYEQQLDKQIGEYKEAVGAEYFEVFLIEMGLTSEEQYRQISRDNAHINNFYQSLTADGTVTVSDEEIEAFYNEYIAPTYDVVTAKHILISTVDENGAPLSDEKIAKAEALAKDLHKQITDGEIEFDAAMQEYGQDPGVKSNPDGYTFGRGEMVEAFETTAFGLEIGEMSEPVLSEFGWHIILLTDAKTQTLEEASDNIRQQLSFSACTKYIMEHTESFAIEKNEDVLAKVQI
- a CDS encoding GTP pyrophosphokinase family protein, with product MEKQVLFTDHQEYLQMEHLYTSALKQLQLRFEVLNGEFKVMHDRSPIHHIQSRFKSTKSIIKKLNKLGHEVSIPSAMKNINDLAGIRVVCSYIDDVYNVADMFLRQNDIRLIKKRDYIKNPNYNGYRSLHLDVEIPVFLSDHTQSVLAEIQIRTVAMDFWASLEHDLRYKSDKNIPQELCEQMLACADEIAIIDKEMQEMYKEIQNL